A section of the Saccopteryx leptura isolate mSacLep1 chromosome 6, mSacLep1_pri_phased_curated, whole genome shotgun sequence genome encodes:
- the LOC136376820 gene encoding protocadherin beta-16, with amino-acid sequence MEIGWMHNQRQRQVFVFFVLLSMPGVGADLGPYSVVEETERGFFVANLGKDLGLGLTEMSTRGARIISQGHKEHLQLKVQTGDLLINEKLDREELCGSTEPCLLHFQVLMDNPLEIFQAELRVEDINDHSPVFSERVMILKIPENTPLGMAFPLSNALDLDVGSNNVQNYKISPNPHFQVLTHNRSDGRKYPELVLDKELDREEEPEIALTLTALDGGSPPRYGTAQVRIEVVDINDNAPEFGQPLYKVHIPENSNAGSLVVTVSASDLDSGENGNIVYSLSQPSEDITKTLEVNPMTGEIRLRKQLDFERVRSYEVDIKATDGGGLSGKCTLLLQVVDVNDNAPEVTISALTSPIPENSPETVVAVFSVSDPDSGNNGKTTSSIQDDLPFLLKPSVKNFYTLVTKRALDREESAEYNITITVTDMGTPRLNTQHNITVLVSDVNDNAPAFTQTSYTLFIRENNSPALHIGSVSATDTDAGANAQVTYSLLPPQDPSLPLASLVSINADNGHLFVLRALDFEALQAFEFLVGATDRGAPALSSQALVRVQVLDANDNSPFVLYPPQNGSAPCTELVPRAAEPGYLVSKVVAVDGDSGQNAWLSYQLLKATEPGLFGVWAHNGEVRTARLLSERDAAKHRLLLLVKDNGEPPRSASVTLHVLLVDGFSQPYLPLPEAAADAAQADPLTVYLVIALASVSSLFLFSVLAFVAVRLCRRSRAAWAGGCSVPEGHFPGQLVDVSGTGTLSQSYQYEVCLMGGSGTSEFKFLKPIMSNSQGHYPGPKIQENPNFRNDFSFNIQ; translated from the coding sequence ATGGAGATCGGATGGATGCACAATCAAAGACAAAGGcaagtctttgttttctttgttttgctgagcATGCCTGGGGTGGGAGCCGATTTAGGGCCCTATTCAGTAgtggaagaaacagagagagggttcTTTGTGGCAAATCTAGGAAAAGACCTGGGATTGGGGTTGACAGAAATGTCCACCCGCGGGGCCCGGATCATTTCtcaggggcacaaagagcatttGCAGCTCAAGGTTCAGACGGGGGATTTGCTCATAAATGAGAAACTGGACCGTGAGGAGTTATGCGGTTCCACTGAGCCTTGTCTACTACATTTCCAAGTGCTAATGGACAATCCCTTAGAGATATTTCAGGCTGAACTAAGGGTGGAAGACATAAATGACCATTCTCCCGTGTTCAGCGAGAGAGTAATGATTCTAAAAATACCAGAAAATACTCCTCTAGGAATGGCATTCCCTCTGAGTAATGCTCTGGACTTGGACGTAGGAAGCAACAATGTTCAGAACTATAAAATCAGCCCCAACCCCCATTTTCAAGTTCTAACCCACAACCGCAGCGATGGCAGAAAATACCCAGAGCTGGTGTTGGACAAAGAGCTGGATCGGGAGGAGGAGCCTGAAATCGCATTAACCCTGACAGCGCTGGATGGAGGCTCTCCTCCACGTTATGGGACTGCTCAGGTGCGCATTGAAGTGGTGGACATAAACGATAATGCCCCCGAGTTTGGGCAGCCGCTCTACAAGGTGCATATTCCTGAGAACAGCAATGCAGGCTCCCTGGTTGTCACCGTCTCTGCCAGCGATTTAGACAGCGGAGAAAATGGAAATATAGTATACTCACTCTCTCAGCCCTCAGAAGATATTACCAAAACTTTGGAGGTAAATCCTATGACAGGAGAAATTCGATTAAGAAAACAATTAGATTTTGAAAGAGTTCGGTCTTATGAAGTGGACATCAAGGCCACTGATGGGGGAGGTCTTTCAGGAAAATGCACTCTTCTCCTGCAAGTGGTGGATGTCAATGATAATGCCCCAGAAGTGACCATTTCTGCACTGACCAGCCCCATCCCAGAGAACTCGCCTGAGACTGTAGTTGCTGTTTTCAGTGTTTCAGATCCTGACTCTGGGAACAATGGGAAGACTACTTCATCTATCCAGGatgaccttcctttccttctAAAACCTTCAGTCAAGAATTTTTACACCCTGGTGACAAAGAGAGCTCTAGATAGAGAAGAAAGTGCCGAATACAACATCACCATCACAGTCACCGACATGGGGACCCCCAGACTGAACACACAGCACAACATAACCGTGCTGGTGTCAGACGTCAACGACAACGCCCCCGCCTTCACCCAAACCTCCTACACGCTCTTCATCCGCGAGAACAACAGCCCCGCCCTGCACATCGGCAGCGTCAGCGCCACGGACACAGACGCGGGCGCCAACGCCCAGGTCACCTACTCGCTGCTGCCGCCCCAGGACCCCAGCCTGCCCCTGGCCTCGCTGGTGTCCATCAACGCGGACAACGGACACCTGTTCGTCCTGAGGGCGCTGGATTTCGAGGCGCTGCAGGCGTTCGAGTTCCTCGTGGGCGCCACAGACCGCGGGGCCCCGGCGCTGAGCAGCCAGGCGCTGGTGCGCGTGCAGGTGCTGGACGCCAACGACAACTCGCCCTTCGTGCTGTACCCGCCGCAGAACGGCTCGGCGCCCTGCACCGAGCTGGTGCCCAGGGCGGCCGAGCCCGGCTACCTGGTGAGCAAGGTGGTGGCGGTGGACGGCGACTCGGGCCAGAACGCCTGGCTGTCGTACCAGCTGCTCAAGGCCACGGAGCCCGGGCTGTTCGGCGTGTGGGCGCACAACGGCGAGGTGCGCACGGCCCGGCTGCTGAGCGAGCGCGACGCGGCCAAGCaccggctgctgctgctggtcaagGACAACGGCGAGCCGCCGCGCTCGGCCAGCGTCACGCTGCACGTGCTGCTGGTGGACGGCTTCTCGCAGCCCTACCTGCCGCTGCCCGAAGCGGCGGCCGACGCGGCCCAGGCCGACCCGCTCACCGTCTACCTGGTCATCGCGTTGGCGTCGGTGTCGTCGCTCTTCCTGTTCTCGGTGCTGGCGTTCGTCGCGGTGCGGCTGTGCAGGCGGAGCAGGGCCGCCTGGGCGGGTGGCTGCTCGGTGCCCGAGGGCCACTTTCCGGGCCAGTTGGTGGATGTCAGCGGCACGGGGACACTGTCCCAGAGCTACCAGTATGAGGTGTGTCTAATGGGAGGCTCAGGGACAAGCGAGTTCAAGTTTCTGAAGCCTATAATGTCCAATTCCCAGGGCCATTACCCTGGGCCCAAAATACAAGAAAACCCCAACTTTAGGAATGACTTCAGCTTTAATATTCAGTGA
- the LOC136376038 gene encoding protocadherin beta-13-like produces the protein MEASRMLICKQRQVLYFFIFLGLSQASTKPRRYSVVEETEGSSFVTNLSKDLSLGQRELTRRGARVTSKGNRLHMQIDQETGDLLLNEKLDREELCGHTEPCVLHFQVLLENPFEFFQAEIQVIDINDHAPVFVERDMVLKISESSPTGTALPLKNAQDLDVGQNNIETYIISPNSYFHVLTRKRSDGRKYPELVLDKALDREEEPELRLTLTALDGGSPPLSGTAQIYIEVVDINDNAPEFEQPFYRVQIPEDSPIGFLIVKVSATDVDTGANGEISYSLFQAAEEIRKTFELNPITGDIRLKKQLDFEDIQSYEVNIEAKDAGSLSGKCTVLTQVMDVNDNVPEVTMSALTRQIPENSPETVVAVFSVSDLDSEDNGKMSCSIQDNLPFFLKSSLKNFYTLVTEKPMDRETRAEYNITITVTDMGTPRLKTQHNITVLVSDVNDNAPIFTQTSYTLFIRENNSPALHIGSVSATDTDAGANAQVTYSLLPPQDPSLPLASLVSINADNGHLFALRALDFEALQAFEFLVGATDRGAPALSSQALVRVQVLDANDNSPFVLYPPQNGSAPCTELVPRAAEPGYLVSKVVAVDGDSGQNAWLSYQLLKATEPGLFGVWAHNGEVRTARLLSERDAAKHRLLLLVKDNGEPPRSASVTLHVLLVDGFSQPYLPLPEAAADAAQADPLTVYLVIALASVSSLFLFSVLAFIAVRLCRRSRAAWVGGCSVPEGHLPGHLVDVSGTGTLSQSYQYEVCLMGGSGTSEFKFLKPIMSNSQVHYPGPKIQENPNFRNDFSFNIQ, from the coding sequence ATGGAGGCCAGCAGGATGCTCATTTGCAAACAAAGGCAAGtcctttacttctttattttcttgggcTTATCTCAGGCGAGCACTAAACCTAGGCGCTATTCTGTAGTGGAGGAAACTGAGGGAAGCTCTTTTGTAACCAATTTATCAAAGGATCTGAGTCTGGGACAGAGGGAACTCACCAGGCGAGGAGCTAGGGTCACTTCCAAAGGGAACAGACTGCATATGCAGATCGATCAGGAGACAGGGGATTTGTTGCTAAATGAGAAACTGGACCGCGAGGAACTATGTGGTCACACAGAGCCCTGTGTGCTGCATTTTCAGGTGTTGCTAGAGAATCCCTTCGAGTTTTTTCAAGCTGAGATACAAGTAATAGATATAAATGACCATGCTCCGGTGTTCGTGGAAAGAGATATGGTGCTAAAAATATCAGAGAGCAGTCCTACTGGGACTGCACTTCCTCTGAAGAATGCTCAGGACCTAGATGTAGGCCAAAATAATATTGAGACCTATATAATCAGTCCCAACTCCTATTTTCACGTCCTCACCCGCAAACGCAGCGATGGCAGGAAATATCCCGAACTGGTGCTGGACAAAGCATTGGATCGTGAGGAGGAACCTGAGCTCAGGTTAACCCTCACAGCGCTGGATGGTGGCTCTCCACCCCTGTCTGGCACTGCTCAAATCTACATCGAAGTTGTGGACATCAACGATAATGCCCCTGAATTTGAACAGCCGTTCTATAGAGTACAGATCCCTGAGGACAGTCCCATAGGTTTCCTGATTGTCAAGGTCTCTGCTACGGATGTAGACACAGGAGCCAATGGAGAGATTTCCTATTCACTTTTCCAAGCTGCAGAGGAGATTAGAAAAACCTTTGAACTCAATCCCATTACAGGAGATATTCGACTGAAAAAACAACTTGATTTCGAAGATATTCAGTCTTATGAGGTCAATATCGAGGCCAAAGATGCTGGAAGCTTGTCTGGAAAATGCACTGTTCTGACTCAAGTCATGGATGTGAACGACAATGTCCCAGAAGTGACCATGTCCGCACTTACCAGGCAGATCCCTGAGAATTCCCCTGAGACAGTGGTTGCAGTGTTCAGTGTTTCAGATCTGGATTCTGAAGATAATGGTAAAATGAGTTGCTCCATTCAGGACAACCTACCTTTTTTCCTAAAATCTTCCTTGAAAAATTTTTACACTCTAGTCACAGAAAAACCGATGGACAGAGAGACCAGAGCAGAGTACAACATCACCATTACTGTTACTGACATGGGGACACCCAGACTGAAAACCCAGCACAACATAACCGTGCTGGTCTCAGACGTCAATGACAATGCCCCAATCTTCACCCAAACCTCTTACACGCTCTTCATCCGCGAGAACAACAGCCCCGCCCTGCACATCGGCAGCGTCAGCGCCACGGACACAGACGCGGGCGCCAACGCCCAGGTCACCTACTCGCTGCTGCCGCCCCAGGACCCCAGCCTGCCCCTGGCCTCGCTGGTGTCCATCAACGCGGACAACGGACACCTGTTCGCCCTGAGGGCGCTGGATTTCGAGGCGCTGCAGGCGTTCGAGTTCCTCGTGGGCGCCACAGACCGCGGGGCCCCGGCGCTGAGCAGCCAGGCGCTGGTGCGCGTGCAGGTGCTGGACGCCAACGACAACTCGCCCTTCGTGCTGTACCCGCCGCAGAACGGCTCGGCGCCCTGCACCGAGCTGGTGCCCAGGGCGGCCGAGCCCGGCTACCTGGTGAGCAAGGTGGTGGCGGTGGACGGCGACTCGGGCCAGAACGCCTGGCTGTCGTACCAGCTGCTCAAGGCCACGGAGCCCGGGCTGTTCGGCGTGTGGGCGCACAACGGCGAGGTGCGCACGGCCCGGCTGCTGAGCGAGCGCGACGCGGCCAAGCaccggctgctgctgctggtcaagGACAACGGCGAGCCGCCGCGCTCGGCCAGCGTCACGCTGCACGTGCTGCTGGTGGACGGCTTCTCGCAGCCCTACCTGCCGCTGCCCGAAGCGGCGGCCGACGCGGCCCAGGCCGACCCGCTCACCGTCTACCTGGTCATCGCGTTGGCGTCGGTGTCGTCGCTCTTCCTGTTCTCGGTGCTGGCGTTCATCGCGGTGCGGCTGTGCAGGCGGAGCAGGGCCGCCTGGGTGGGTGGCTGCTCGGTGCCCGAGGGCCACCTTCCGGGCCACCTGGTGGACGTCAGCGGCACGGGGACTCTGTCCCAGAGCTACCAGTATGAGGTGTGTCTAATGGGAGGCTCAGGGACAAGCGAGTTCAAGTTTCTGAAGCCTATAATGTCCAATTCCCAGGTCCATTACCCTGGGCCCAAAATACAAGAAAACCCCAACTTTAGGAATGACTTCAGCTTTAATATTCAGTGA